A genomic segment from Pseudomonas sp. S09G 359 encodes:
- the gspG gene encoding type II secretion system major pseudopilin GspG: MRHTRFKSARRQGGFTLLEMLAVIVLLGIVATIVVRQVGGNVDKGKYGAGKAQLASLSMKIESYGLDVGSPPKSLQQLVDKPGNTAGWAGPYAKPSDLKDPFGHAFGYRFPGEHGAFDLIFYGQDGQPGGEGYSADLGNWE; the protein is encoded by the coding sequence ATGCGCCATACCCGATTCAAGTCCGCCCGCCGCCAGGGCGGTTTTACCCTGCTGGAAATGCTCGCCGTGATCGTGCTGCTGGGCATCGTCGCGACCATCGTGGTGCGCCAGGTCGGCGGCAATGTCGACAAGGGCAAGTACGGCGCGGGCAAGGCGCAACTGGCCAGCCTGAGCATGAAAATCGAAAGCTACGGCCTGGACGTCGGCTCGCCGCCAAAGTCCCTGCAGCAACTGGTCGACAAACCGGGTAATACCGCCGGCTGGGCCGGGCCGTACGCCAAGCCGTCGGATCTCAAGGACCCGTTCGGCCATGCCTTTGGCTATCGCTTCCCCGGCGAGCACGGCGCGTTCGACCTGATCTTCTACGGTCAGGACGGCCAACCCGGCGGCGAAGGCTACAGCGCCGACCTGGGCAACTGGGAATAA
- a CDS encoding type II secretion system protein, whose amino-acid sequence MKQQAGFTLLEMLAALTLMAICSTVLLVAFGQSARSLLQVAHSDRLSHAAVSVMDQEAAGPLANGVRQGDLDGIAWQLRIAQQPTRIGQPHLFRLDLTVSEGPRHASFSTLKLRAAGAGL is encoded by the coding sequence ATGAAGCAGCAAGCCGGGTTCACCCTGCTGGAAATGCTTGCCGCCCTCACGCTCATGGCGATCTGCAGCACGGTGCTGCTGGTCGCTTTTGGCCAGAGCGCGCGCTCGCTGTTGCAAGTCGCCCACAGCGACCGCCTCAGCCATGCCGCCGTCAGTGTGATGGACCAGGAAGCGGCAGGCCCCCTGGCCAACGGCGTGCGCCAGGGCGATTTAGACGGCATCGCCTGGCAACTGCGCATCGCCCAGCAGCCGACCCGTATCGGCCAGCCGCACTTGTTTCGCCTCGACCTCACGGTCAGCGAAGGCCCGCGCCACGCCAGCTTCAGCACCTTGAAGCTGCGTGCGGCAGGGGCCGGTTTGTGA
- a CDS encoding type II secretion system protein GspK: MIRRQRGVALLLVLWVLALLSLLLGGLAGWVQLETRQASWHRQHTQAVLAAEAGVALAMQGLADPLQRKQWLADGREIPLAFDDAQLHVSLRSERGKLYLNSAEVGDFARLALACGATQAQASQLAKDLEVRRNRGLAPFRVIEEVRQLPGMTQALYSALVPEISLWSGLDRPDPAFASALMRRALNLPHLSAVGADPGDVLVIDSRAQRPGGYHASLQATVLLSPAQGSAQPYRVLRWQE, from the coding sequence ATGATTCGGCGTCAGCGCGGCGTCGCGCTACTGCTGGTGCTATGGGTGCTGGCGTTGCTCAGCCTGCTGCTCGGCGGCCTGGCCGGCTGGGTGCAGTTGGAAACGCGACAGGCGTCGTGGCATCGCCAGCATACCCAGGCGGTGCTGGCCGCCGAGGCGGGCGTGGCGTTGGCCATGCAAGGCCTGGCCGATCCGTTGCAGCGCAAGCAGTGGCTGGCGGATGGGCGTGAAATCCCGTTGGCATTCGACGATGCGCAGTTGCACGTCAGCCTGCGCAGTGAGCGCGGCAAGTTGTATTTGAACAGCGCCGAGGTTGGCGATTTTGCCCGCCTGGCCCTGGCGTGCGGTGCGACCCAGGCGCAGGCCAGCCAACTCGCCAAGGACCTGGAAGTGCGTCGCAACAGGGGCCTGGCGCCGTTTCGGGTGATTGAAGAAGTGCGGCAACTGCCGGGCATGACCCAGGCGCTGTACAGCGCACTGGTGCCCGAGATCAGCCTGTGGAGTGGCCTGGACCGGCCCGATCCGGCCTTCGCCAGCGCGCTGATGCGCCGCGCCTTGAACCTGCCGCACCTGAGTGCAGTGGGCGCCGACCCCGGTGATGTGCTGGTGATCGACAGTCGCGCGCAACGCCCCGGCGGTTACCACGCCAGCCTGCAAGCCACCGTGTTATTGAGCCCCGCGCAAGGCAGCGCACAACCTTATCGAGTCTTACGTTGGCAAGAATGA
- a CDS encoding prepilin-type N-terminal cleavage/methylation domain-containing protein yields MANAQRGFTLLEMLVVIVLISIAAGLVGFGLQQGLRAAKERQAVGQMVEALRSTRARAIVSGTTQSTLFDLGSLSFQAPGRPKKHWPADLQVTLHTAENVGSAVEFYADGSSTGGNLLLANGSRRWRIDIGWLTGSVQSKALP; encoded by the coding sequence ATGGCCAACGCCCAACGTGGTTTTACCTTGCTGGAAATGCTGGTGGTGATCGTCTTGATCAGCATCGCCGCCGGCTTGGTGGGTTTTGGCCTGCAACAAGGCCTGCGCGCCGCCAAAGAGCGCCAGGCGGTCGGGCAGATGGTCGAGGCGTTGCGCAGCACGCGGGCGCGGGCGATTGTCAGCGGCACCACGCAAAGCACACTGTTCGATCTGGGCAGCCTCAGCTTCCAGGCCCCGGGCCGCCCGAAAAAACACTGGCCGGCCGACCTGCAAGTCACCCTGCACACGGCCGAAAACGTCGGCTCGGCGGTGGAGTTCTACGCCGATGGCAGTTCCACCGGTGGCAATCTGCTGTTGGCCAACGGCAGCCGGCGCTGGCGCATCGATATTGGCTGGCTGACCGGCAGCGTGCAGTCCAAGGCGCTGCCATGA
- a CDS encoding prepilin-type N-terminal cleavage/methylation domain-containing protein, which translates to MKRRQQGFTLLEIMIVLSLLGVLLTLVGGALLGANRAVLKAQRYTVSLDEMRAAQQFLRTAISEALPLDVTEDDSQTDGFFAGSPQRMQFVATLPGVLGGGIQRFTLQLTGAAAQRDLQVAFARFESEAQVSVPASRSEPQVLLKNIEELQFSYRGVSPKGQATGWISEWPWTKRLPSAVRIAARVNGPVPWVTQVIALRLNLSGGGPE; encoded by the coding sequence GTGAAGCGCCGCCAACAGGGCTTCACCTTGCTCGAAATCATGATCGTGCTGAGCCTGCTCGGCGTGTTGCTGACCCTGGTCGGTGGCGCGTTGCTGGGGGCCAATCGCGCGGTGCTGAAGGCGCAGCGCTACACGGTCAGCCTGGACGAAATGCGTGCCGCGCAGCAGTTTTTGCGCACCGCCATCAGTGAGGCGCTGCCCTTGGACGTGACCGAGGATGACAGCCAGACCGATGGTTTTTTCGCCGGCAGCCCACAGCGCATGCAGTTTGTCGCGACCTTGCCCGGCGTGCTCGGCGGCGGGATTCAGCGTTTCACCTTGCAGTTGACCGGCGCCGCGGCGCAGCGCGATTTGCAGGTCGCGTTTGCGCGGTTTGAGTCCGAAGCGCAGGTCAGCGTGCCGGCGTCGCGCAGTGAACCGCAGGTGTTGTTGAAAAATATCGAAGAGCTGCAATTCAGCTATCGCGGTGTGTCGCCCAAGGGCCAGGCCACCGGCTGGATCAGCGAGTGGCCGTGGACCAAGCGCTTGCCCTCGGCGGTACGGATTGCGGCGCGCGTCAACGGGCCGGTGCCATGGGTCACCCAGGTGATCGCGTTGCGTTTGAACCTCTCGGGCGGAGGCCCCGAATGA
- the gspE gene encoding type II secretion system ATPase GspE — translation MHVPDTEQVCAWLMQQAGLKTVDLERARRLSQEGGETELLGLLTRLGLVSEVELARAWADLLGAPLLLADAAPPLLDPLPVLTERFMRHYQVVPVGWSQGGLRVLAANPALVYPFQAMAYACGVPVWLAVGPRNEVETLIERYYGQGRSAMGTLIENLDEQSGALEDIEHLKDMASEAPVIRLVNLILQRAVEHRASDIHIEPFENQLKVRYRIDGVLHEAEAPPSSSSAAVISRVKIMARLDIAERRLPQDGRIMLRIQGKELDLRVSTVPTSFGESVVMRLLDRQTVQFDFQSLGFDGQRLQTFLEVLERPHGILLVTGPTGSGKTTTLYTALSRLNTAERKIITVEDPVEYQLEGINQIQVKPAIGLDFAGALRSIVRQDPDVIMIGEIRDLETCRIAIQSSLTGHLVLSTLHTNSAAASITRLLDMGVESYLIASTVNGILAQRLVRRLDPATREAFAAPPELIAEHGLDRFTDQRPIMLYRPRADAPGGGYHGRSAITELLVMNEELRSLLMRQADAATLEAAARRGGLRTLHEEGLRQAVAGVTSLEEVLRVTRGEGA, via the coding sequence ATGCACGTCCCGGATACCGAACAGGTCTGCGCGTGGCTGATGCAACAGGCCGGGTTGAAAACCGTGGACCTGGAGCGCGCCCGGCGCCTGTCCCAGGAGGGCGGCGAGACTGAATTACTCGGCCTGCTGACCCGTCTGGGGCTGGTCTCCGAAGTCGAACTGGCCCGCGCCTGGGCTGACCTGCTCGGCGCTCCGCTGCTGTTGGCCGACGCCGCGCCACCGTTGCTCGACCCTTTGCCCGTGTTGACCGAGCGCTTTATGCGCCACTACCAGGTGGTGCCCGTGGGCTGGAGCCAGGGTGGCCTGCGGGTGCTGGCAGCGAACCCGGCGCTGGTCTATCCGTTCCAGGCCATGGCCTATGCCTGCGGCGTACCGGTGTGGCTGGCCGTTGGCCCGCGCAACGAGGTCGAAACCCTGATCGAGCGTTACTACGGCCAGGGTCGCTCGGCCATGGGCACGCTGATCGAAAACCTCGACGAGCAGAGCGGTGCGCTGGAAGACATTGAACACCTCAAGGACATGGCCTCCGAAGCGCCGGTGATTCGCCTGGTCAACCTGATCCTGCAGCGCGCGGTGGAACATCGCGCCTCGGACATTCATATCGAACCCTTCGAAAACCAGCTCAAGGTGCGCTACCGCATCGATGGCGTGCTGCACGAGGCCGAGGCGCCGCCGTCGAGCTCGTCGGCCGCGGTGATTTCGCGGGTGAAGATCATGGCGCGGCTGGACATTGCCGAACGGCGCCTGCCCCAGGACGGGCGGATCATGCTGCGCATCCAGGGCAAGGAACTCGACCTGCGGGTGTCCACGGTGCCCACCAGTTTTGGCGAGTCGGTGGTGATGCGTCTGCTCGATCGGCAGACCGTGCAGTTTGATTTCCAGAGCCTGGGGTTCGACGGCCAACGCCTGCAAACCTTCCTTGAAGTGCTGGAGCGGCCGCACGGGATTCTGCTGGTCACCGGCCCGACCGGCTCAGGCAAGACCACCACGCTGTACACCGCGCTGTCACGGCTCAATACCGCCGAGCGCAAGATCATCACGGTTGAAGACCCGGTGGAATATCAGCTTGAGGGGATTAATCAGATCCAGGTCAAACCGGCCATCGGCCTGGACTTTGCCGGTGCGCTGCGCTCGATCGTGCGCCAGGATCCGGACGTGATCATGATCGGTGAGATCCGTGACCTGGAAACCTGCCGCATCGCCATCCAGTCCTCCCTGACCGGCCACTTGGTGCTGTCGACCCTGCACACCAACAGTGCGGCGGCGAGTATCACGCGGCTGCTCGACATGGGCGTGGAGAGCTACCTGATTGCGTCCACCGTGAATGGCATCCTGGCCCAGCGCCTGGTGCGCCGCCTTGACCCAGCCACCCGCGAAGCCTTCGCAGCACCGCCCGAATTGATCGCCGAGCATGGCCTGGATCGCTTTACCGATCAACGCCCGATCATGCTCTATCGCCCGCGTGCCGATGCGCCGGGCGGTGGTTACCACGGCCGCAGTGCAATCACCGAATTGCTGGTGATGAATGAAGAACTGCGCAGCCTGCTGATGCGCCAGGCCGACGCCGCCACCCTGGAAGCCGCCGCCCGCCGTGGCGGCCTGCGCACCTTGCATGAGGAAGGCCTGCGCCAGGCTGTCGCCGGCGTGACCTCGCTGGAAGAAGTACTGCGCGTGACCCGCGGGGAGGGCGCGTGA
- a CDS encoding glycoside hydrolase family 3 protein, producing MNKRKIIGAQSAFALLALAVSQVHAATSPALDEGRVSRAEKAADKTLAKMTMEEKLAYIGGTGGWDVKPLTQYGIPQIHGADGGVGVRYTSEGNAQGVVYPSGPNLAASWNPRRAIDLGRALGYDTASGGYQFVTGPGVNLYRMPYSGRAFEYLSGEDPFLGASLGPAVINGIQSRGVWANAKHFAANDQESNRFHLNETISERVLREMTLPPFESASKNSKVAMMMCAFQKVNGEFACQNKHLMRDILKTEWGYPGFVQSDYNAVVDGLPAAQAGTDLDMMGYQMNSTVLKPYLDSGELSSATIDDKVRRILKQIYLYKFDSKAPLTSHNMNSATSNRTALNAAREGIVLLKNHNSLLPLDAKKVKRIAVVGTLAKYAPPTGFGSANVMAANYISELSGLQQLAPGAKVEFIDGLSLDPATSSWTHADSNGNSVKGLKTEFFSNTNWSGDPAASRTDTHVDLDWSTDSLPVNGDTAATSIRYSGQITPTVSGEQVFKIRADGAVRLYVNGKKVLDNGDGKPLPNNSIPPTIPVFAKVNLEAGKPVDIKLEYSRRNGYLSTMGGLVGVQMSWASLVAPQDLAEYDAVLVAAGNSNEYEGEGFDHSFDLPEYQNLLIQSIAKVNPNTVVTLHGGTGLKMSDWIDQVPAALHAFYPGQNGGQALAEILLGKVNPSAKLPISIERNIEDNPIYATFPKFDNQETLSEMSYKDDLFLGYRGYEKKGIKPLYPFGYGLSYTTFGYSNISVSPGVAVAGAPIKVSFDLANTGKVAGAEVAELYVGQNNPKVERAIKELKGYKKVFLKPGESKRVTIELNDRSLAYYDVASKQWVVDADSFNLSVGASSQDIRLNAKLVNPFRQELSTTTSNPLPRSALNSTLRESTVKTGGVLHQNEGDSGTSDGDGYDMSDDSTQGSAAGN from the coding sequence ATGAACAAACGCAAGATAATCGGTGCGCAGTCGGCATTTGCCCTGCTGGCACTGGCCGTGTCCCAGGTGCACGCGGCCACCAGCCCGGCCCTGGATGAAGGCCGGGTGAGCCGCGCAGAAAAGGCTGCGGACAAAACCCTGGCGAAGATGACCATGGAAGAAAAACTCGCCTACATCGGCGGCACCGGCGGTTGGGACGTCAAGCCACTGACCCAGTACGGCATCCCGCAGATCCACGGTGCCGATGGCGGCGTCGGCGTGCGCTACACCAGTGAAGGCAACGCGCAGGGCGTGGTGTACCCGTCAGGGCCGAACCTGGCAGCCAGCTGGAACCCGCGTCGCGCCATCGACCTGGGCCGTGCCCTGGGCTATGACACCGCCAGTGGCGGTTATCAGTTCGTCACCGGCCCCGGCGTGAACCTGTATCGCATGCCGTACAGCGGCCGTGCGTTCGAGTATTTGTCCGGTGAAGACCCCTTCCTCGGCGCCAGCCTGGGGCCTGCGGTCATCAACGGCATTCAGTCGCGCGGGGTGTGGGCCAACGCCAAGCATTTCGCCGCCAACGACCAGGAAAGCAACCGCTTCCACCTCAACGAAACCATCAGCGAGCGCGTGCTGCGCGAGATGACCTTGCCGCCTTTCGAGTCCGCCTCGAAGAACAGCAAAGTCGCAATGATGATGTGCGCGTTCCAGAAGGTGAACGGCGAGTTCGCGTGCCAGAACAAGCACCTGATGCGCGACATCCTGAAGACCGAATGGGGCTATCCAGGCTTCGTCCAGAGCGACTACAACGCGGTGGTCGACGGCTTGCCGGCGGCACAGGCGGGCACGGACCTGGACATGATGGGCTACCAGATGAACAGCACCGTCCTCAAGCCGTACCTGGACAGTGGCGAGCTGAGCAGCGCGACCATCGATGACAAGGTGCGCCGCATCCTCAAGCAGATCTACCTGTACAAGTTCGACAGCAAAGCCCCGCTGACCAGCCACAACATGAACAGCGCCACCAGCAACCGCACGGCGCTGAATGCCGCTCGCGAAGGCATCGTGCTGCTGAAAAACCACAACAGCCTGCTGCCGCTGGACGCGAAGAAGGTCAAGCGCATCGCCGTGGTCGGCACCCTGGCCAAGTACGCGCCGCCGACCGGTTTCGGCAGCGCCAACGTCATGGCTGCCAACTACATCAGCGAGCTGAGCGGCCTGCAGCAACTGGCGCCGGGCGCCAAGGTCGAGTTCATCGACGGGCTGTCGCTGGACCCGGCCACCTCCAGCTGGACCCATGCCGACAGCAATGGCAACAGCGTCAAAGGCCTGAAGACCGAGTTCTTCAGCAACACCAACTGGTCCGGTGACCCGGCTGCCAGCCGTACCGATACGCATGTCGACCTCGACTGGTCCACCGACAGCCTGCCGGTGAACGGCGATACCGCCGCCACGTCGATTCGCTACAGCGGCCAGATCACCCCGACCGTCAGCGGCGAACAGGTGTTCAAGATCCGCGCCGACGGTGCGGTGCGCCTCTACGTCAACGGCAAGAAAGTCCTCGACAACGGCGACGGCAAGCCGCTGCCGAACAACAGCATTCCGCCGACCATCCCGGTGTTCGCCAAGGTCAATCTTGAAGCCGGCAAACCGGTCGACATCAAGCTGGAATATTCGCGCCGCAACGGCTACCTCTCCACCATGGGCGGCCTGGTTGGCGTGCAGATGAGCTGGGCGTCGTTGGTTGCGCCACAGGACCTGGCCGAGTACGACGCCGTACTGGTGGCAGCCGGCAACAGCAATGAATACGAAGGCGAAGGCTTCGACCACAGCTTCGACCTGCCGGAATACCAGAATCTGCTGATCCAGAGCATCGCGAAGGTCAACCCGAACACCGTGGTCACGCTGCACGGCGGCACGGGCTTGAAGATGAGCGACTGGATCGACCAGGTGCCGGCCGCACTGCACGCGTTCTACCCTGGGCAGAACGGCGGCCAGGCGCTGGCGGAGATCCTGCTGGGCAAGGTCAACCCGTCGGCCAAGCTGCCGATCAGCATCGAGCGCAACATCGAAGACAACCCGATCTACGCGACTTTCCCCAAGTTCGACAATCAGGAAACCCTGAGCGAGATGAGCTACAAGGACGACCTGTTCCTGGGCTATCGCGGCTACGAGAAGAAGGGCATCAAGCCGCTGTATCCGTTCGGCTATGGCTTGTCGTACACCACCTTCGGCTACAGCAACATCAGCGTCAGCCCTGGCGTGGCAGTGGCCGGTGCGCCGATCAAGGTGTCGTTCGATCTGGCCAACACCGGCAAGGTCGCAGGTGCCGAAGTCGCCGAGCTGTACGTGGGCCAGAACAACCCGAAAGTCGAACGCGCGATCAAGGAGCTCAAGGGCTACAAGAAAGTGTTCCTCAAGCCTGGCGAGAGCAAGCGCGTGACCATTGAGCTCAATGATCGCTCGCTGGCCTACTACGATGTGGCCAGCAAGCAGTGGGTGGTGGATGCCGACAGCTTCAACCTGTCGGTGGGCGCTTCGTCCCAGGACATCCGCCTGAACGCCAAGCTGGTCAACCCGTTCCGCCAGGAACTGTCGACCACCACCAGCAACCCGCTGCCGCGCTCTGCGCTGAACTCGACACTGCGTGAATCGACGGTTAAAACCGGCGGGGTGCTGCATCAGAATGAAGGTGACAGCGGCACCAGCGACGGTGATGGCTACGACATGAGCGATGACAGCACCCAGGGCAGTGCTGCCGGTAACTAA
- a CDS encoding PilN domain-containing protein translates to MNEHLSARLQLLTEPITQRWRGSLLQSGWRLWLKELRGCLPAWLSLQDIPEHVYPWPLTAPVPPVAGEARQVLLLAPSAVLVQALQLPPAAARNLATVVGYELDRFTPFDAAQLYFVARQERRTPTHVHVTLVAILRERLDQILTECAALGLQPHAVDVADAAGVPLGIDLLPVPLRPRQRPAGKGLQRSLPWLCGALLIAAMLLWLNDRQRVLDSMQQSVRAQKAQVAEIQALRQQLLNTRGAAQYLIRRKTAQPPLAGLLNELTACLPSDTWIDQLEVNDGADVSFSGQSAKASALITRIKGCHSLENAQFEGVIQPDAQTGKDQFSLRAHLHQEAADAPTTDTP, encoded by the coding sequence ATGAACGAACACTTATCCGCACGGCTGCAGCTGCTCACGGAGCCGATCACCCAGCGCTGGCGCGGTAGCCTGCTGCAATCGGGCTGGCGGCTGTGGCTCAAGGAGCTGCGGGGCTGCCTGCCGGCTTGGTTGTCGCTGCAGGACATCCCCGAGCATGTCTACCCCTGGCCGTTGACCGCGCCCGTGCCACCCGTGGCTGGCGAGGCGCGCCAGGTGCTGCTGCTGGCCCCTTCGGCGGTGCTGGTGCAAGCCTTGCAACTACCCCCGGCGGCGGCGCGCAACCTGGCGACGGTGGTGGGTTATGAACTGGACCGCTTTACCCCGTTCGATGCGGCCCAGTTGTACTTTGTCGCGCGTCAGGAACGGCGCACGCCGACCCATGTGCACGTGACGCTGGTGGCGATCCTGCGCGAGCGCCTCGACCAGATCCTCACTGAGTGCGCCGCGCTCGGCTTGCAGCCACACGCCGTGGATGTGGCGGACGCGGCGGGCGTACCGCTGGGCATTGACCTGTTGCCGGTGCCGTTGCGCCCACGCCAGCGCCCGGCGGGTAAAGGCTTGCAACGCAGCCTGCCGTGGTTGTGCGGCGCCTTGCTGATCGCCGCCATGCTGCTGTGGCTCAACGACCGCCAGCGCGTGCTCGACAGCATGCAGCAAAGCGTGCGCGCGCAAAAAGCCCAGGTCGCCGAGATCCAGGCGCTGCGCCAGCAACTGCTGAATACCCGTGGTGCCGCGCAGTACCTGATCCGCCGCAAGACCGCCCAACCGCCGCTGGCCGGGCTGCTCAACGAGCTGACCGCTTGCCTGCCGTCCGACACCTGGATCGACCAGTTGGAAGTCAACGACGGCGCCGACGTTTCATTCTCCGGGCAAAGCGCCAAGGCCAGTGCCCTGATCACGCGGATCAAGGGCTGCCACAGCCTGGAAAACGCCCAGTTCGAAGGGGTGATCCAACCCGATGCGCAAACCGGCAAGGATCAATTTTCCTTGCGCGCCCACCTGCACCAGGAGGCCGCCGATGCGCCGACCACTGACACCCCGTGA
- a CDS encoding TetR/AcrR family transcriptional regulator — protein sequence MTEPAPKTRRAPKGEKRREELLDAALQVFSLEGYSGASVAQVAAIVGISVAGLLHHFPSKISLLMGVLQRRDEANQRIADEVRAEKSLSGLLGSLRAINRSNATAPGVVRAFTILNAESLLDTQPAWAWFQERYAGIQRRLQGQFADLVAAGEVRSDVDIAGLVEEILAMMDGLQIQWLRFPEQVDLVARFDTYIARVDAAIRV from the coding sequence ATGACCGAACCAGCCCCCAAAACCCGCCGCGCACCCAAGGGTGAAAAACGCCGCGAAGAGCTGCTGGACGCGGCCTTGCAGGTGTTCTCTCTGGAAGGCTACAGCGGCGCCTCCGTGGCCCAGGTGGCGGCGATTGTCGGCATCTCCGTGGCCGGCCTGCTGCATCACTTCCCCAGCAAGATTTCGTTGTTGATGGGCGTGCTGCAACGTCGTGACGAAGCCAACCAACGCATTGCCGATGAAGTCCGCGCCGAGAAGTCGTTGTCCGGGTTGCTCGGCAGCCTGCGCGCGATCAACCGCTCGAATGCCACCGCGCCCGGCGTGGTGCGCGCGTTCACTATTTTGAATGCGGAAAGCCTGCTCGATACGCAACCGGCGTGGGCCTGGTTCCAGGAGCGCTATGCGGGGATACAACGTCGTTTACAGGGGCAGTTTGCCGACCTGGTGGCGGCGGGGGAGGTGCGCAGCGACGTCGACATTGCCGGGCTGGTGGAAGAAATCCTGGCCATGATGGATGGCCTGCAGATCCAGTGGCTGCGTTTTCCGGAGCAGGTGGACCTGGTGGCGCGGTTCGATACCTACATCGCGCGGGTTGATGCGGCGATCAGGGTCTAA
- the gspF gene encoding type II secretion system inner membrane protein GspF has translation MSLFKYRALDSQGAAQNGTLEAKDQDAAVALLHKRGLLVLQVDAAGAQGLRNAFGRGQLNGAALVSFTQQLATLLGAGQPLERSLGILLKQPGQPQTRALIERIREQVKAGQPLSKALEEEGSQFSPLYLSMVRAGEAGGALENTLRQLSDYLERSQLLRGEVINALIYPAFLVVGVLGSLALLLAYVVPQFVPIFKDLGVPIPLITEVILGLGQFLGAYGLAVFAGLIVMVWTLAARLRDPQRRERYDRRVLGIRVIGPLLQRVEAARLTRTLGTLLSNGVALLQALVIARQVCTNRALQAQVAQAAESVKGGGTLASAFGAQPLLPDLALQMIEVGEQAGELDSMLLKVADVFDVEAKRGIDRLLAALVPSLTVVMAVLVAVIMLAIMLPLMSLTSNI, from the coding sequence GTGAGCCTGTTCAAATACCGCGCCCTCGACAGCCAGGGCGCCGCGCAAAACGGCACACTCGAAGCCAAGGACCAGGACGCCGCCGTCGCCCTGCTGCACAAGCGCGGGTTGCTGGTGTTGCAGGTTGACGCCGCCGGCGCGCAAGGGCTGCGCAATGCTTTTGGGCGTGGCCAGTTGAACGGCGCGGCGCTGGTCAGTTTCACCCAGCAACTGGCCACGCTGTTGGGCGCCGGCCAGCCGCTGGAGCGCTCGCTGGGCATCCTGCTCAAGCAACCTGGCCAGCCGCAGACCCGCGCGTTGATCGAGCGGATCCGCGAACAGGTAAAAGCCGGCCAGCCGTTATCCAAAGCGCTGGAAGAAGAGGGCAGCCAGTTCTCGCCGCTGTACCTGAGCATGGTGCGTGCAGGCGAGGCGGGCGGCGCCCTGGAAAACACCCTGCGCCAGCTCAGTGACTACCTGGAGCGCAGCCAATTACTGCGCGGCGAAGTGATCAACGCGCTGATCTATCCAGCCTTTCTGGTGGTCGGCGTGCTCGGCTCGCTGGCGCTGCTGCTGGCCTATGTGGTGCCGCAGTTCGTACCGATCTTCAAGGATCTGGGCGTGCCCATCCCGCTGATCACCGAAGTGATCCTCGGGCTCGGCCAGTTTCTTGGTGCCTACGGCCTGGCCGTGTTTGCCGGGTTGATCGTGATGGTCTGGACGCTGGCCGCACGCCTGCGTGATCCGCAGCGCCGTGAACGTTACGACCGCCGCGTGTTGGGCATTCGAGTGATCGGCCCGCTGCTGCAGCGGGTCGAAGCGGCGCGGTTGACGCGTACCCTCGGCACCTTGCTGAGCAACGGCGTGGCGCTGCTGCAAGCGCTGGTGATCGCGCGGCAGGTCTGCACCAACCGCGCGCTGCAAGCGCAAGTCGCCCAGGCCGCCGAATCCGTCAAGGGCGGCGGCACCCTGGCCAGCGCCTTTGGGGCGCAACCGTTGCTGCCTGACCTGGCGCTGCAAATGATTGAAGTCGGCGAACAGGCCGGCGAACTCGACAGCATGCTGCTCAAGGTCGCCGATGTGTTCGACGTCGAGGCCAAGCGCGGCATTGACCGCCTGCTTGCCGCGCTGGTGCCGTCGCTGACCGTGGTCATGGCAGTGCTGGTGGCGGTGATCATGCTCGCGATCATGCTGCCGCTGATGAGCCTCACCAGCAATATATGA